One genomic window of Evansella cellulosilytica DSM 2522 includes the following:
- the pepV gene encoding dipeptidase PepV, whose protein sequence is MNFYEEVVKQKEQLLKDLTRLLKIESTKDLSSSSEGQPMGKNIAEALDLMLTLSTQHGLHTENNEGFYGYAELKNSDNDDYIAILGHLDVVPATGDWTSPPFEPTIRDGKLFARGAIDDKGPTMAAFYALKMLKELKMPMKRNVRIIFGTDEESGMSCLKKYREIEHSPVAGFAPDATFPIIHAEKGQINARCNLNFDNETESMTSNDTLISFQAGTRPNMVPESATAVIKDHDQAIEQQFIHFLEKHQLEGEYFHHSGNITLNLKGLSSHSMEPHKGINAGMYLAQFLTTLSLNKKAKAYLSFVNLFFEDHFGKNINIDHEDDITGPLTINPAIFSFEEGSSCFVHLNIRYPVSANFDAIEQKLYTLLEKYHFSFGDIRNKNPHHVDKNTAMIKYLQKAYEEETSEEATLLSSGGNTYASLLPNCVAYGAVFPGKVMTAHQKNEYIEIEDLLKATAIYARAISYLANIE, encoded by the coding sequence ACGAGGAAGTAGTCAAACAGAAGGAACAATTACTAAAAGACTTAACAAGGCTCTTGAAAATCGAGAGTACGAAAGATCTATCATCCTCCTCAGAGGGACAACCGATGGGGAAAAATATCGCCGAAGCATTAGATTTAATGTTAACATTATCAACACAACATGGCCTTCATACAGAAAATAATGAAGGGTTTTATGGCTATGCCGAATTAAAGAACTCGGATAACGATGATTATATCGCTATACTTGGACATTTAGATGTTGTCCCTGCAACTGGTGATTGGACTTCTCCACCTTTCGAGCCAACAATTAGAGACGGTAAACTATTTGCTAGAGGGGCAATCGACGATAAAGGTCCGACAATGGCCGCTTTTTATGCCTTAAAGATGTTAAAAGAGCTTAAAATGCCCATGAAACGAAACGTCCGTATCATCTTTGGAACAGATGAAGAAAGTGGGATGAGTTGCTTAAAGAAATACCGTGAAATCGAGCATTCTCCAGTTGCTGGCTTTGCACCTGATGCGACATTCCCAATCATTCATGCTGAAAAAGGCCAAATAAACGCAAGGTGTAACCTGAATTTTGATAACGAAACTGAAAGTATGACATCAAATGACACACTCATTTCTTTTCAAGCTGGTACGAGACCAAACATGGTCCCTGAATCAGCCACTGCTGTTATTAAAGATCACGATCAAGCTATCGAACAACAATTTATTCATTTTTTAGAAAAGCATCAGCTAGAAGGAGAGTACTTTCATCATAGTGGTAACATAACGCTCAACTTAAAAGGCCTTTCTTCTCATAGTATGGAACCACATAAAGGCATTAACGCTGGTATGTATTTAGCACAGTTTCTCACTACTTTGTCCTTAAACAAAAAAGCAAAGGCCTATCTTTCATTCGTTAACTTATTTTTTGAAGATCATTTTGGAAAAAATATTAATATTGATCATGAGGATGATATAACTGGACCATTAACTATAAACCCTGCGATTTTTAGTTTCGAAGAGGGATCGAGTTGTTTTGTACATTTAAATATTCGATACCCTGTATCAGCAAATTTTGATGCAATTGAGCAAAAGCTTTATACGTTACTTGAAAAATACCATTTTTCATTCGGAGACATTCGAAATAAAAATCCTCATCACGTTGATAAAAATACAGCTATGATAAAGTACTTACAAAAGGCTTATGAAGAAGAAACGAGTGAGGAAGCTACCCTACTTTCTAGTGGAGGTAATACGTATGCAAGCCTATTGCCAAACTGTGTTGCATATGGTGCTGTTTTTCCTGGTAAGGTGATGACTGCCCATCAAAAAAATGAGTATATAGAAATTGAAGATCTATTAAAAGCTACGGCAATTTATGCAAGAGCAATATCTTACTTAGCAAATATCGAATAA
- a CDS encoding DUF1292 domain-containing protein, translated as MDFENIRDQITIEDDKGNHKDFNVEALFEMDGQSYALITGDYEALLMRIEEDTHAQYLVGITDPTEREAILEAYEIAVEASPAEKNNE; from the coding sequence ATGGATTTTGAAAATATACGGGATCAAATTACAATAGAGGATGATAAGGGAAATCACAAAGACTTTAACGTGGAAGCACTGTTTGAGATGGATGGGCAATCTTATGCTCTCATTACTGGTGATTATGAGGCACTTCTCATGCGTATTGAAGAGGATACCCACGCTCAATATCTTGTAGGAATAACCGACCCAACCGAGCGGGAAGCAATATTAGAAGCATATGAAATTGCAGTTGAAGCAAGTCCAGCTGAAAAAAATAATGAATAA
- a CDS encoding YqeG family HAD IIIA-type phosphatase, which translates to MRYFKPDFLFEHFSGITIKWLKENNITHIFSDLDSTLAAHDQHGTKEFEAWLSQLRENNVQLVILSNNNQSRVDIFTEPYRIVGYGKANKPATSKIQRIMDEVGAKSETSLFLGDQLFTDVWCGKRLKMITALVHPIEPEHEPWNVSLKRKAESVIRRGW; encoded by the coding sequence ATGCGTTATTTTAAACCTGACTTTTTATTTGAGCATTTTTCTGGCATTACTATCAAATGGCTAAAAGAAAACAACATTACTCATATTTTTTCAGATTTAGATAGCACATTAGCTGCTCATGATCAACATGGTACAAAAGAGTTTGAAGCATGGCTTTCTCAACTAAGAGAAAATAACGTTCAACTTGTTATCCTTTCTAACAATAATCAAAGCCGAGTTGATATTTTTACTGAACCTTATAGAATCGTCGGATATGGAAAAGCAAATAAACCTGCTACAAGTAAAATACAACGTATTATGGATGAAGTAGGTGCTAAATCGGAAACGAGTTTATTTTTAGGAGATCAATTGTTTACAGATGTTTGGTGTGGAAAACGATTAAAGATGATAACAGCACTTGTCCATCCAATAGAACCGGAGCATGAGCCATGGAACGTATCTTTAAAACGAAAAGCAGAATCGGTCATTCGCCGTGGTTGGTGA
- a CDS encoding PstS family phosphate ABC transporter substrate-binding protein, translated as MKSSMTLKIFSIIGVAIGLSFATVIITVFALLMGFRFYLYIVPIIALGLLLFFIAHIFQLFSRKKIKIALTSFLSLCLVITVTFQVREVYYNNIGKVSEQDFNLWEYVPFREESKVITLDEPATLQLEGDLPVLDGATALYPVYAAFAQATYPEKDYPPYDSEVMSNQTGEAYRSLFNGDADIIFAAGPSQGQLNAAERLGVELELTPIGREAFVFFVNARNNVEDISIEEIQGIYSGDITNWSELGGNNHDIRAFQRPADSGSQTALENLMGDIPLMAPPTEDIVSGMGGIITETSSYRNYRNAIGYSFRYFSTEMVQNKQIRHLAVEGVYPDKESIRNGSYPIASEFYAITAGTENPNVAKLIDWILSDQGQYIIEETGYVPLN; from the coding sequence ATGAAATCAAGCATGACTCTTAAAATTTTCAGTATTATCGGTGTAGCTATTGGACTTTCTTTTGCTACAGTTATTATTACTGTTTTTGCTTTGTTAATGGGGTTTCGATTTTATTTGTATATAGTACCAATTATAGCGTTAGGTCTTTTACTTTTCTTTATCGCGCATATATTCCAGCTTTTTTCACGAAAAAAAATCAAAATAGCCTTAACTAGTTTCCTTAGTTTATGCTTAGTGATCACGGTTACTTTTCAGGTTAGAGAAGTTTATTATAACAATATCGGAAAAGTAAGCGAACAGGACTTTAATTTGTGGGAATATGTTCCCTTTAGGGAAGAAAGTAAAGTTATCACATTAGATGAACCGGCTACACTCCAGCTTGAAGGCGATTTGCCCGTACTAGATGGGGCAACAGCATTGTATCCTGTGTATGCTGCTTTTGCACAAGCGACTTATCCGGAAAAAGATTACCCTCCTTATGATAGTGAGGTAATGTCTAATCAAACTGGTGAAGCATATAGAAGTTTATTTAATGGTGATGCAGATATCATTTTTGCAGCTGGCCCATCGCAAGGTCAACTGAACGCAGCAGAGCGATTAGGGGTAGAATTGGAGCTAACACCAATTGGAAGAGAAGCCTTTGTTTTTTTTGTTAACGCTAGAAATAATGTAGAAGATATTTCGATTGAAGAAATTCAGGGAATATATTCAGGAGATATTACTAATTGGAGCGAACTAGGAGGAAATAATCATGACATTCGAGCGTTTCAAAGGCCTGCTGATAGTGGTAGTCAAACTGCATTAGAAAACTTGATGGGAGACATCCCATTAATGGCTCCACCAACCGAGGATATCGTTTCAGGTATGGGAGGTATTATAACGGAAACATCAAGCTATCGAAATTATCGTAATGCAATTGGATACTCTTTTAGATATTTTTCAACAGAAATGGTTCAAAACAAACAAATACGTCATTTAGCTGTTGAAGGTGTTTATCCTGATAAAGAATCAATACGAAATGGCAGTTACCCTATTGCCTCGGAGTTTTATGCGATCACTGCGGGGACTGAAAACCCAAATGTAGCAAAGCTTATTGATTGGATTCTTTCGGATCAAGGTCAATATATTATTGAGGAGACAGGTTATGTCCCATTAAATTAA
- a CDS encoding DUF7352 domain-containing protein, which produces MAHYIQKYFLQPQESNIIVVPKDAKLLSAHNLKGEVVIYALINSTLPPTIRYDIRVYGVRHIIPIDLSHYTYLNTVRMLEASVVFHVFFRRIS; this is translated from the coding sequence ATGGCACACTATATTCAAAAATACTTTCTTCAGCCGCAAGAGAGCAATATCATTGTCGTACCTAAAGATGCTAAGTTATTGTCTGCTCATAATTTAAAGGGTGAGGTCGTCATTTACGCACTCATTAATTCCACGCTACCGCCAACGATACGTTATGATATTCGCGTATATGGAGTAAGACATATTATTCCAATTGACTTATCTCATTATACTTATTTAAATACTGTCCGAATGCTTGAAGCGAGTGTTGTTTTCCATGTATTTTTTCGAAGAATCTCATAA
- a CDS encoding GNAT family N-acetyltransferase, which yields MEIITDYKFDDKLRASFFELAYETFGIKFESWYEYGFWTSSYIPVSYVDEGRVVANVSMNTLELIISGKKMKAVQLGTVMTDPLYRNRGLASELVKKVINEHEHFVDIFYLFANKSVLDFYPRFGFKRVDQYQYSMDFCVKNIEYVEIKKLGGSKTELAHLYSLATNRTMISERFGTLHTEGIFMFYCLNVFPNDIYYLVEEDVIIIYHHSGSELEVFDIVSKYKVDVLSILSKIASEQTKRVIFHFTPDFFSSSLKSTVVKDESSVLFVKAKSESLYPEKVYHPITAQA from the coding sequence GTGGAAATAATTACAGACTATAAATTTGACGATAAATTGAGAGCTAGTTTTTTTGAACTTGCTTATGAAACATTTGGTATAAAATTCGAAAGCTGGTATGAATATGGATTTTGGACAAGCAGCTACATACCGGTCTCTTATGTGGACGAAGGAAGAGTTGTCGCAAATGTCTCTATGAATACTCTCGAGCTAATAATAAGTGGTAAAAAAATGAAAGCTGTGCAGCTTGGTACAGTGATGACAGACCCTTTATATAGAAATAGAGGTCTAGCTTCAGAGCTTGTAAAAAAGGTTATAAACGAACACGAACACTTTGTGGATATATTTTATTTATTTGCTAATAAGTCAGTGCTTGATTTTTATCCGAGATTTGGATTTAAGAGAGTAGATCAATATCAATATAGTATGGATTTTTGTGTGAAAAACATAGAATACGTGGAGATAAAAAAATTAGGAGGAAGCAAAACGGAACTAGCTCATCTATATTCATTAGCAACAAATCGGACTATGATATCTGAGCGTTTTGGTACTCTTCATACAGAAGGAATATTTATGTTTTATTGCTTAAACGTATTCCCAAACGATATTTATTATTTAGTTGAAGAAGATGTCATTATCATCTATCACCATTCGGGAAGTGAACTAGAAGTGTTTGATATCGTAAGTAAATATAAGGTCGATGTATTATCTATTTTAAGCAAAATCGCAAGTGAACAAACTAAAAGAGTTATTTTTCATTTTACACCTGACTTTTTCTCGTCTTCACTAAAAAGTACGGTAGTAAAAGATGAGAGTAGTGTTTTATTTGTAAAAGCGAAGAGTGAAAGTCTTTATCCGGAAAAGGTCTATCATCCAATTACAGCTCAAGCTTAA
- a CDS encoding DUF2621 domain-containing protein, whose protein sequence is MPNDLFMWIIVLWSIFLAGTVGIGGFFMFRKFLKRMPKQDGKSILDWQEHYINETRHLWSEDQKEFLNELVEPVPELFRDIAKGTIAGKIGELALKENVDSMTDDIIIKGYISATPKRDHKFLVKKLKEKNIDIKQYESYFQKN, encoded by the coding sequence ATGCCAAACGATCTATTTATGTGGATAATCGTCCTATGGTCTATTTTTTTGGCAGGAACGGTTGGTATCGGAGGATTCTTTATGTTTCGTAAGTTTTTAAAAAGAATGCCCAAGCAAGATGGAAAATCTATTCTTGATTGGCAAGAGCATTATATCAATGAAACGAGACATTTATGGTCTGAAGATCAAAAAGAATTTTTAAATGAATTAGTAGAACCTGTACCCGAACTATTTCGCGACATTGCGAAGGGAACAATTGCTGGTAAAATCGGAGAATTAGCTTTAAAGGAAAACGTAGACAGCATGACTGATGATATTATTATAAAAGGTTACATATCGGCTACTCCGAAAAGAGATCATAAGTTTCTTGTGAAAAAACTGAAGGAAAAAAATATAGACATCAAACAATATGAAAGTTATTTCCAAAAAAATTAA
- the copZ gene encoding copper chaperone CopZ produces MKKEVIQVNGMTCGHCKSAVEGALKSVDGVVSAEVNLEENNVTVQFEDSKVSLDKLKSEIDDQGYDVVS; encoded by the coding sequence ATGAAAAAAGAAGTTATTCAAGTTAATGGTATGACATGTGGGCATTGTAAATCAGCTGTAGAAGGAGCACTTAAAAGCGTTGATGGTGTTGTTTCGGCTGAGGTTAACTTAGAAGAAAATAATGTTACAGTTCAATTTGAAGATAGTAAAGTGTCATTAGATAAGTTGAAGTCAGAAATTGACGATCAAGGATATGATGTTGTCTCATAA
- a CDS encoding heavy metal translocating P-type ATPase codes for MSTKRLQIPIEGMTCAACSSRIEKVLNKQTGVTASVNLAMEKATVEYEEDTTSPNEIVEKIEKLGYGVKEEKLDLDISGMTCAACSARIEKVLNKHEGVTVANVNLAMERGTISYTPGVTNESSIVERIEKLGFKAKRHEAVQEKEDPKDKSIRKQKFLFIFSMILSLPLFITMVDHFYPEEMLLPHWLMNGYLQWALATPVQFYAGWQFYRGAYKSLRGKSANMDVLVAMGTTAAYVYSVYLVLVGEVYLFFETSAIIITLVLLGKLLEARAKGRTSEAIKKLIGLQPKLATVIQNGQEVQIPIEEVQLDDHVRVRPGEKIPVDGMVIEGHSTVDESMLTGESIPIDKKTGDGVIGATVNKHGTFTFKATKVGKETTLSQIIKVVEEAQGSKAPIQRMVDIISGYFVPAAVVIAVISFVGWYFFAGATFQDALINFTAVLVIACPCALGLATPTSIMVGTGKGAENGILFKGGEHLEKAHKTDTIVLDKTGTITKGEPEVTNVIANDDWEVNSLLALAASVEAHSEHPLGESIVREAKERKLELRPVANFEAIPGHGLRAEYDDSVIFIGTRKLMHKHDIDVSEQEQTLRDLESEGKTAMLISIDNKIAGIVAVADQVKETSLEAVRHLKRMGYQIIMLTGDNERTAKAIAAQVEIDDIFSEILPEDKAEKVKALQKLGKKVIMVGDGINDAPALATADIGMAIGTGTDIAMEASDITLMRGDLRSIPQAIRLSRLTMRNIKQNLFWAFIYNSVGLPIAAFGLLAPWIAGAAMAFSSVSVVSNALRLKRVKM; via the coding sequence ATGAGCACGAAACGTTTACAAATACCGATTGAGGGTATGACATGTGCTGCGTGTTCTTCTAGAATAGAGAAGGTATTAAATAAACAAACAGGTGTAACAGCATCTGTAAACTTAGCAATGGAGAAGGCAACAGTTGAGTACGAGGAAGATACTACTAGTCCAAATGAGATAGTCGAAAAGATTGAAAAACTAGGATATGGTGTGAAGGAAGAAAAGCTTGACTTAGATATATCAGGCATGACCTGTGCGGCCTGTTCAGCGAGAATAGAAAAAGTATTGAACAAACATGAAGGTGTGACGGTAGCAAATGTAAACTTAGCGATGGAAAGAGGAACAATATCTTATACTCCGGGTGTTACAAATGAATCGTCTATCGTTGAAAGAATTGAAAAGCTAGGGTTTAAGGCGAAGCGGCATGAGGCAGTACAAGAAAAGGAAGATCCAAAGGATAAGTCAATTCGGAAGCAGAAATTTTTATTCATATTTTCGATGATCTTATCGCTTCCTTTATTTATAACGATGGTCGACCACTTTTATCCTGAAGAAATGCTTTTACCCCATTGGTTAATGAATGGATATTTACAGTGGGCATTGGCAACACCTGTACAATTTTACGCAGGGTGGCAATTTTATCGAGGAGCATATAAGTCTCTTCGTGGAAAAAGCGCAAATATGGATGTACTCGTGGCAATGGGAACTACAGCTGCCTATGTTTATTCGGTTTACCTAGTGTTAGTTGGAGAAGTTTATTTGTTCTTTGAAACGAGTGCGATTATTATTACGTTAGTATTACTTGGAAAGCTTCTTGAAGCAAGGGCTAAAGGAAGAACTTCCGAAGCGATAAAAAAGCTAATCGGCTTACAGCCTAAGCTCGCAACGGTAATACAAAATGGTCAAGAAGTCCAAATTCCTATCGAGGAAGTGCAACTAGACGACCATGTAAGGGTTAGACCTGGTGAAAAAATCCCAGTTGACGGTATGGTTATAGAAGGACATTCTACTGTTGATGAATCAATGCTTACTGGTGAAAGTATACCAATTGATAAAAAAACGGGTGATGGTGTCATTGGTGCAACTGTAAATAAACATGGTACGTTTACCTTTAAGGCAACCAAGGTAGGAAAAGAAACCACCTTATCACAAATTATTAAAGTTGTAGAAGAAGCACAAGGGTCGAAAGCACCCATTCAGCGGATGGTCGATATTATATCTGGCTACTTTGTTCCAGCAGCAGTTGTGATTGCCGTTATTTCATTTGTAGGCTGGTACTTTTTTGCAGGAGCGACTTTCCAAGATGCGCTTATTAACTTTACTGCAGTTTTAGTAATCGCTTGTCCTTGTGCACTAGGACTAGCTACTCCGACATCTATCATGGTTGGTACTGGTAAAGGGGCAGAAAACGGGATTCTTTTTAAAGGTGGAGAGCATTTAGAAAAAGCACATAAAACAGATACAATCGTTCTTGATAAAACTGGTACAATAACGAAGGGTGAACCAGAAGTTACTAATGTTATAGCAAATGATGATTGGGAAGTGAATAGCTTATTAGCATTGGCTGCTTCTGTAGAAGCACATTCTGAACACCCGTTAGGAGAATCGATTGTAAGGGAAGCTAAAGAGAGAAAATTAGAGCTTCGACCTGTTGCAAACTTTGAAGCGATACCAGGACATGGACTACGTGCAGAATATGATGACAGTGTCATATTTATTGGTACGAGAAAATTAATGCATAAACACGACATTGATGTGTCTGAACAGGAGCAAACATTAAGAGACTTAGAGTCAGAAGGAAAAACAGCGATGCTAATAAGTATAGATAATAAAATCGCTGGTATCGTTGCAGTAGCAGATCAAGTGAAGGAAACATCGTTAGAAGCGGTTAGGCATCTAAAGAGAATGGGATATCAAATTATTATGTTAACAGGTGACAATGAACGTACTGCGAAAGCTATTGCAGCACAAGTGGAAATCGATGACATTTTCTCAGAAATACTACCTGAAGATAAAGCAGAAAAAGTGAAAGCATTGCAGAAATTAGGGAAGAAAGTGATTATGGTTGGAGATGGTATAAATGATGCTCCTGCATTAGCAACGGCTGATATCGGTATGGCAATTGGAACTGGGACTGATATAGCGATGGAAGCTTCAGATATTACGCTTATGCGTGGAGATTTACGTTCTATTCCACAAGCGATTCGTCTGAGTCGTCTGACAATGAGAAATATAAAGCAAAATTTATTTTGGGCATTTATATATAACTCAGTAGGACTTCCGATAGCAGCGTTTGGGCTACTAGCACCATGGATTGCTGGGGCTGCAATGGCATTTAGTTCTGTATCAGTTGTATCCAATGCTTTGCGTTTAAAGCGCGTAAAGATGTAA
- a CDS encoding metal-sensing transcriptional repressor: protein MMDDKLNIPLIENNKPGAMRTEDEKKALMQRLKRVEGQVRGIQRMIEEDRYCVDILVQLSAINAALKKVGYHLLEDHTRGCVSHAVANGEGDEAINELMKVIQQFSK, encoded by the coding sequence ATGATGGATGATAAATTAAACATTCCTTTAATTGAAAATAACAAGCCTGGTGCTATGCGTACGGAAGATGAAAAAAAAGCGCTCATGCAGCGGTTGAAAAGAGTCGAGGGACAAGTGCGTGGAATTCAAAGGATGATAGAGGAAGACCGCTATTGTGTTGATATACTAGTTCAGCTATCCGCAATTAATGCTGCCTTAAAAAAAGTTGGCTACCATTTATTAGAGGATCATACACGCGGATGTGTTTCTCATGCTGTTGCAAATGGTGAAGGTGACGAAGCGATCAATGAACTAATGAAGGTAATACAGCAATTCTCTAAATAA